One stretch of Desulfobacterales bacterium DNA includes these proteins:
- a CDS encoding cyclic nucleotide-binding domain-containing protein, whose translation MEVKEFPNQSTLKKNTIDFLINIPLFDELNGEELSIVADYIAFIEVASGEYLFKEGDKGDYMCFVVNGTLDVIKQCTPTKNVILSTIYKGHSIGEMAVIDHTPRSASIKAREVSNLLVLSEKNFDIIINSYPRIGVKLLKRILRLLSLNMRRTSSKLADNMLMMSQILKKDKSSK comes from the coding sequence GTGGAAGTAAAAGAATTCCCTAATCAAAGCACGTTAAAAAAAAATACTATTGATTTTTTAATTAATATTCCCTTGTTTGATGAGTTAAATGGAGAAGAACTTTCAATTGTAGCTGATTATATTGCTTTTATTGAAGTAGCTTCTGGAGAATATTTATTTAAAGAGGGCGATAAAGGGGATTATATGTGCTTTGTTGTAAATGGGACTTTAGATGTAATAAAACAATGTACTCCGACTAAAAACGTTATTCTTTCAACAATCTATAAAGGCCATTCAATCGGAGAAATGGCTGTAATTGATCATACACCTCGTTCGGCATCAATAAAGGCTCGAGAGGTATCTAACCTCCTTGTATTATCAGAAAAAAATTTTGATATAATTATAAATTCATATCCAAGAATAGGCGTTAAGCTCTTAAAAAGGATATTAAGACTTCTCAGCCTTAATATGAGGAGAACATCAAGTAAACTTGCCGATAATATGTTAATGATGTCTCAAATATTAAAGAAAGACAAATCTTCGAAATAA